One Nostoc sp. UHCC 0302 DNA window includes the following coding sequences:
- a CDS encoding beta-ketoacyl synthase N-terminal-like domain-containing protein, producing the protein MSAYSIDTALAELEAQIKNCEKDLIKFIEEKKMKSDKVVSTNKINRQLQHNPIAIVGMASLLPQARNLREYWQNIVNKIDCITDVPSTHWNVEDYYDPNPRTPEDKTYCKRGGFIPEVDFNPMEFGIPPSILEVTDVSQLLSLVVAKEAMEDAGYGEQREFNRETIGVILGVAMAKQLGMPLSARLEYPIWEKVLKSSGLSDEDTQKIVDKIKSAYVKWDENAFPGMLANVIAGRIANRLNFGGMNCVVDAACASSFGALKMAISELVEHRSDMMLTGGVDTDNTIMAYISFSKTPAVSPSENVKPFDAKSDGMMLGEGIAMLVLKRLEDAERDNDKVYAVIKGIGTSSDGRYKSIYAPRKEGQVKALERAYEDAGFSATTVGLIEAHGTGTMAGDPTEFSSLRDFLAEQDTKKQHIAIGSVKSQIGHTKAAAGAASLVKTALALHHKVLPATINITEPNPKLNIKNSSFYLNTETRPWIRAEGETPRRAGVSSFGFGGTNYHVVLEEYEADQNRPYRLHNAPDEVLLFAPTPAQLLAKSEETLGKLQSDGGDRHYAQLVQECKSQEIPLAAARVGFVAENLQEACKLLKISIDLLKHKTAVASWEHPQGIYYRSSGMELGGKVVALFSGQGSQYLEMGREAVMNFPTLRRLYGYMDSLLLKDNLQPISEIVFPHPVFDEAEKNAQIAALQRTEYAQPAIGVFSAGLYSILQQAGFKSDFVAGHSFGELTALWAAGVLTTEDYLFLVKARGQAMAAPEDPDHDAGSMLAVKEDISKVQAVLKNFPQVAIANQNSPTQFVLAGPTAEIAKVQQALQQQGYAAVLLPVSAAFHTPLIAFAQKSFAIATKSVNFHNPQIPVFSNVTSKQYPKEPQAIQKILETHLSNSVLFKQEIENIYAAGGYCFVEFGPKRILTNLVKDILGDRPHLTVSLNPSTQKNSDRSLREAVVQLRVIGLALKNLDPYQLPQVPAPEKKKVLNVRLNGINYRSEKTKNAFALALQDGHKVTLPAVAAETVISADLHEKTDATSSVSTQTNGHKKDHAIATPLVNSVSNSPISPITTEPKPQMNPATIAQQPAQESKMQISSEKLVNYQRLLESLEHLLTQFQQSQAENLQVHGTYLNHQMEYAKTFFQLMQQQNSLLSNSKSSTEAGKTKLVVIESLERSMMQFHSQQGETLRIHEQYTREQLEYTKNFFQLIQQEYSQIVSGEAVTQSVVSIPQPEKLSNGVGNNHHFVPFTSETTVTDAPVPPTTKIVEAQPLPAIEPVAKNGSTITQVPLPSVAPIVEPVAPPAPIAEPVIEAPVAPPAPIVEPHTELVVKISSNEVTAFSSEPAPVTEATVDVFDLDKNLLAITSEKTGYPVEMLEMDMDMEADLGIDSIKRVEILGALQEMYPNLPKPNLEELAEKRTIGQVVEYLQSHASKSITVEVAVHEVQNATDTSVVAMPTATVIIPPEAGVIVAFNTEPAPAVEPVTELVIEPVTELVTEPVSANDFADLGQTLLNITSEKTGYPVEMLELEMDMEADLGIDSIKRVEILGAMQEMYPNLPKPNLEELADLRTIGQIVDYLQQLAGGEKKKSQSEFDQPPLIETNIPRRTVKLKTLPQPDYLDFTLPEGHVGLITDDGSLTTSQLAESLIEQGWKVVVVSFPQSLIPQQSPLPPGVTRVTLANLSEEHLQQQLQAIATHCGTIGAFIHLHPVFATKDNAPVSYLEQEKAIVKQVFLMAKHLKPSLNEAARHGRSCFCTVAHLDGAFGLDYKVNFSAIAAGLFGLTKTLRWEWPKVFFRAIDLNPAIDAKQSVEHIVAELHDPNLYIGEVAYGSQGRVTLIAD; encoded by the coding sequence AAAAAGATGAAGTCAGACAAAGTAGTGTCAACTAACAAAATTAACAGACAATTACAACACAATCCTATAGCCATTGTGGGCATGGCATCTCTATTACCTCAAGCCAGAAATTTGCGGGAATATTGGCAAAATATAGTAAATAAAATTGACTGTATTACTGATGTTCCCTCCACACATTGGAACGTCGAAGATTACTACGATCCAAATCCCAGAACCCCTGAAGATAAAACCTACTGTAAAAGAGGTGGATTTATCCCAGAGGTGGACTTTAACCCAATGGAATTTGGCATTCCACCAAGCATCTTAGAAGTAACAGATGTATCGCAACTGTTGAGTTTAGTAGTTGCGAAAGAGGCAATGGAAGATGCAGGTTATGGCGAACAACGCGAATTTAATCGTGAAACTATTGGGGTAATCTTAGGCGTAGCAATGGCTAAGCAGCTAGGAATGCCGCTATCCGCCAGGTTAGAGTACCCCATTTGGGAAAAAGTTCTCAAAAGCAGTGGTTTATCTGATGAAGATACACAAAAAATCGTCGATAAAATCAAAAGTGCCTATGTGAAGTGGGATGAGAACGCTTTCCCTGGGATGTTAGCTAACGTCATCGCGGGTAGAATTGCCAATCGTCTCAACTTTGGCGGCATGAACTGCGTAGTTGACGCTGCTTGTGCCAGTTCCTTCGGTGCTTTAAAGATGGCAATTAGTGAACTGGTTGAGCATCGTTCTGACATGATGCTGACTGGTGGTGTTGACACTGATAACACCATCATGGCTTATATCTCGTTTAGCAAAACACCTGCTGTTTCCCCCAGTGAGAATGTCAAACCTTTCGATGCTAAGTCGGATGGGATGATGCTGGGTGAAGGTATCGCCATGCTGGTACTCAAGCGCTTAGAAGATGCTGAACGGGACAATGACAAAGTTTATGCAGTAATCAAAGGTATTGGTACATCTAGCGATGGACGCTACAAGAGCATTTATGCTCCTCGCAAAGAAGGCCAAGTCAAAGCTTTAGAACGTGCTTATGAGGATGCAGGCTTTTCTGCCACCACAGTTGGTTTAATAGAAGCCCACGGCACAGGCACAATGGCTGGAGACCCCACAGAGTTCAGTTCTTTAAGAGATTTTCTCGCTGAACAAGATACCAAAAAGCAGCACATTGCTATAGGTAGTGTGAAATCGCAAATCGGACACACAAAAGCAGCGGCGGGTGCAGCCAGTTTGGTGAAAACTGCTTTGGCACTCCATCACAAAGTCTTACCAGCCACAATTAACATTACTGAGCCGAACCCGAAACTCAACATTAAAAATTCATCCTTTTATTTGAATACAGAAACCAGACCTTGGATTCGTGCAGAAGGCGAAACACCAAGACGCGCTGGTGTGAGTTCCTTCGGTTTTGGTGGTACTAACTATCACGTTGTCTTGGAAGAATACGAAGCCGACCAGAACCGTCCTTACCGCTTACACAATGCACCTGACGAAGTGCTGTTGTTTGCTCCAACCCCAGCCCAATTACTAGCTAAATCTGAAGAGACTTTAGGCAAGTTGCAGTCAGATGGGGGAGACAGACATTATGCACAATTAGTCCAGGAGTGCAAATCACAAGAAATTCCTCTGGCGGCTGCGAGAGTTGGCTTTGTCGCCGAGAATCTGCAAGAAGCTTGCAAGTTACTGAAAATTAGCATTGACTTGTTGAAGCACAAAACTGCCGTCGCATCTTGGGAGCATCCCCAAGGAATTTACTACCGTTCCTCTGGTATGGAACTGGGCGGAAAAGTCGTGGCGCTGTTTTCTGGGCAAGGTTCGCAATACCTAGAGATGGGTCGGGAAGCAGTGATGAATTTTCCTACCCTGCGCCGTCTCTATGGTTATATGGATAGCTTGTTACTCAAAGATAATTTGCAGCCAATCTCTGAGATTGTTTTTCCCCATCCTGTGTTTGATGAGGCAGAAAAAAATGCTCAAATTGCAGCTTTGCAACGCACAGAATATGCTCAACCTGCTATCGGCGTGTTTAGCGCAGGGCTTTATTCCATACTGCAACAAGCTGGCTTCAAGTCTGATTTTGTCGCGGGACACAGCTTTGGTGAACTAACAGCTTTGTGGGCAGCAGGTGTTTTGACTACAGAAGATTACCTGTTCCTCGTGAAAGCTAGAGGTCAGGCAATGGCTGCACCAGAAGACCCTGATCACGATGCTGGAAGTATGCTGGCTGTCAAAGAAGACATCAGCAAAGTGCAAGCTGTACTCAAGAACTTTCCGCAAGTTGCGATCGCTAATCAAAATTCTCCTACGCAATTTGTTCTAGCTGGCCCAACCGCAGAAATCGCCAAAGTTCAGCAAGCACTACAACAGCAAGGATATGCGGCTGTATTACTACCAGTCTCCGCAGCCTTCCACACACCGTTGATTGCCTTCGCTCAAAAATCCTTTGCGATCGCTACTAAGTCTGTCAACTTCCACAATCCCCAAATTCCCGTTTTCAGCAACGTCACCAGTAAGCAGTATCCCAAAGAACCCCAAGCGATTCAAAAAATCTTGGAAACCCACCTATCTAACTCGGTGCTGTTTAAGCAAGAGATTGAGAATATCTATGCTGCCGGTGGTTATTGCTTCGTGGAATTTGGGCCGAAACGAATTCTCACCAACTTGGTGAAAGACATTCTCGGCGATCGCCCACACCTAACTGTATCTTTGAACCCCAGCACTCAAAAGAATAGTGATCGTTCTTTGAGAGAAGCGGTGGTGCAGTTGCGCGTGATTGGTTTGGCTTTGAAAAATCTCGATCCTTACCAACTTCCCCAAGTACCAGCACCTGAGAAAAAGAAGGTGTTGAATGTACGTTTAAACGGCATCAACTATAGATCCGAAAAAACGAAAAATGCTTTTGCTCTAGCTTTGCAGGATGGACACAAAGTAACATTACCTGCTGTTGCAGCTGAGACTGTTATCAGTGCTGATTTACATGAAAAAACAGACGCGACGAGTAGCGTCTCTACACAAACTAATGGACATAAAAAAGATCATGCGATCGCAACTCCATTAGTAAACAGTGTGAGTAACTCACCTATATCTCCTATTACCACCGAACCAAAGCCTCAGATGAATCCTGCGACCATTGCACAACAACCAGCCCAGGAATCTAAGATGCAAATCTCATCAGAAAAACTTGTAAATTATCAACGACTTTTAGAAAGTTTAGAACACCTCCTGACGCAGTTCCAGCAAAGCCAGGCTGAGAATCTACAAGTTCACGGAACTTATCTCAACCATCAGATGGAATACGCCAAAACGTTTTTCCAACTGATGCAGCAGCAAAATTCCTTGTTGAGTAACAGTAAATCATCAACAGAAGCTGGCAAGACGAAGCTAGTTGTCATCGAAAGCTTAGAGCGTAGCATGATGCAGTTTCATTCCCAACAAGGTGAAACCTTACGCATTCATGAGCAATATACCCGCGAACAGCTAGAATACACCAAAAACTTTTTCCAACTCATCCAACAAGAGTATTCACAGATAGTTTCTGGTGAAGCGGTAACTCAATCTGTGGTATCCATCCCACAGCCAGAAAAACTCAGCAACGGCGTAGGCAACAATCATCACTTCGTTCCTTTCACCAGCGAAACAACTGTCACCGATGCACCAGTTCCCCCCACAACCAAAATAGTAGAAGCCCAGCCTCTACCTGCAATTGAGCCAGTAGCTAAGAATGGCTCAACTATTACCCAAGTACCCCTCCCCTCTGTTGCGCCAATCGTAGAGCCTGTTGCTCCTCCTGCACCAATCGCAGAACCTGTAATTGAAGCACCTGTTGCTCCTCCTGCGCCAATCGTAGAACCTCATACAGAGCTAGTAGTCAAAATTAGCTCCAACGAAGTTACTGCATTCAGTTCAGAACCAGCACCTGTAACAGAAGCAACTGTTGATGTGTTTGACTTGGATAAAAACCTGTTAGCGATTACCAGCGAGAAAACAGGTTACCCAGTCGAGATGCTGGAAATGGACATGGACATGGAGGCAGACTTAGGTATTGACTCCATCAAACGGGTAGAAATCTTGGGAGCTTTACAAGAAATGTATCCCAACCTACCCAAGCCAAATTTAGAAGAACTAGCAGAAAAACGCACCATCGGACAAGTTGTCGAATATCTGCAATCCCACGCTTCCAAAAGTATTACCGTAGAAGTTGCGGTTCACGAAGTCCAAAACGCTACTGATACTTCAGTTGTAGCTATGCCCACAGCTACGGTAATTATTCCACCTGAAGCTGGCGTCATAGTTGCATTCAATACAGAACCAGCACCAGCAGTCGAACCAGTAACTGAACTGGTAATTGAACCAGTCACCGAACTAGTAACCGAACCAGTAAGCGCAAATGACTTTGCTGACTTGGGTCAAACTCTGTTAAACATCACCAGTGAGAAAACAGGTTACCCAGTCGAGATGCTGGAACTAGAGATGGACATGGAAGCCGACTTGGGGATTGACTCCATCAAACGGGTGGAAATCTTGGGGGCGATGCAAGAAATGTACCCCAACTTACCCAAGCCAAATTTAGAAGAACTCGCCGACTTACGCACCATCGGTCAAATAGTTGATTATCTTCAGCAGCTAGCTGGAGGTGAAAAAAAAAAGTCTCAGTCTGAGTTTGACCAGCCACCCTTAATAGAGACGAATATCCCACGTCGTACCGTCAAACTCAAAACCCTGCCACAACCAGATTATTTGGATTTCACTTTACCAGAGGGACACGTTGGTTTAATCACCGATGATGGTTCCCTCACCACTTCTCAATTAGCTGAATCCTTAATCGAGCAGGGTTGGAAGGTAGTAGTTGTAAGTTTTCCCCAATCGTTGATTCCCCAACAATCGCCCTTACCTCCAGGCGTAACTCGCGTGACACTAGCAAACTTGAGTGAAGAACATCTCCAACAACAACTGCAAGCGATCGCAACTCATTGTGGCACGATTGGGGCTTTCATCCATCTACATCCTGTATTTGCGACAAAAGATAACGCCCCGGTTTCTTATCTGGAACAAGAAAAGGCGATTGTGAAGCAAGTATTTTTGATGGCAAAACATCTCAAACCATCCTTGAATGAAGCAGCCCGTCATGGACGTAGTTGTTTCTGCACAGTCGCCCATCTTGATGGAGCCTTCGGGTTAGATTATAAAGTCAATTTTAGTGCGATCGCTGCCGGTCTATTTGGTTTGACTAAGACTCTGAGATGGGAATGGCCAAAGGTATTCTTCCGGGCGATTGATCTAAATCCAGCTATTGATGCCAAACAGTCAGTAGAGCATATCGTTGCTGAACTTCACGACCCCAATCTTTACATTGGCGAAGTTGCTTACGGTTCTCAAGGAAGAGTCACCCTCATCGCTGATTAA